One window from the genome of Carnobacterium viridans encodes:
- a CDS encoding replication initiation protein: protein MAGRLNKKEVLISNADSIKKSNELSTSKLNQGLTLNQMQLLSYAIYSTQKDGSTTFIKADFEKKFGIEKYQTKHAKVDAQRILSIQAGLEDLENDSFEYWNVFRKMKYDNGTFTFLWDPEITPHILDLKDRYVLTDLTVTAKFKSGFSWTLYDHLRGSYGCWYKSLTKDTIMEIFGVDEKKSYRENTGLLKKYVLDVAIAEINKFTELEVKYEEIKKGRSITGFKLIWSTGKGISKASQKQIDILFSMADVVLNDILMYAEINDKTNRERALSIIRDFQTMRARYLDQEVGLTADHCSKLTKKANDDLEALNFLLETEGKEPLNPKVPLFNWLKN from the coding sequence GATAGTATTAAAAAGAGCAATGAGCTATCAACCTCAAAACTCAATCAAGGTTTGACCTTGAACCAAATGCAGTTGCTATCCTATGCGATTTATTCTACACAAAAAGATGGTTCGACAACTTTTATTAAGGCTGATTTCGAGAAGAAATTTGGCATTGAAAAATATCAAACTAAGCATGCAAAGGTTGACGCCCAAAGAATACTAAGTATTCAAGCAGGGTTGGAAGATTTAGAGAATGACTCATTCGAATACTGGAATGTTTTTAGGAAAATGAAATATGACAATGGTACCTTTACGTTTCTCTGGGATCCAGAAATCACACCACATATATTAGACTTGAAAGATAGGTATGTCTTGACTGACTTGACTGTCACTGCGAAATTCAAAAGTGGTTTTAGTTGGACTTTGTACGACCACTTGAGAGGTTCATACGGCTGTTGGTATAAGTCTTTGACAAAAGATACTATCATGGAAATTTTTGGTGTCGATGAAAAGAAAAGTTATCGTGAAAATACGGGGCTTCTGAAGAAATATGTTCTCGATGTCGCGATTGCTGAAATCAATAAATTTACCGAGTTAGAAGTGAAGTATGAAGAGATAAAAAAAGGTCGTTCAATTACTGGATTCAAATTGATTTGGAGTACTGGTAAAGGAATTTCAAAAGCTTCTCAGAAGCAAATTGATATATTATTTAGTATGGCAGATGTAGTTTTGAACGATATACTAATGTATGCAGAAATTAATGATAAAACGAATAGAGAAAGAGCTTTATCTATTATCCGAGATTTTCAGACAATGAGAGCCCGTTACTTAGACCAAGAAGTAGGATTAACAGCTGATCATTGTAGCAAACTTACTAAAAAAGCAAATGACGACTTAGAAGCTTTAAATTTTCTACTCGAAACGGAAGGGAAAGAACCACTTAATCCTAAAGTTCCGTTGTTTAATTGGCTTAAAAATTAA